Part of the Halodesulfovibrio aestuarii DSM 17919 = ATCC 29578 genome, TCAGGAAATCAAAGAGAAGTGTCTTTCTGTCCGTCAAGAACCGGAAGAACGTACCTATATTTCTATCGATTCCGCCACCACCAAAGATATTGATGACGCTTTCCACATCGAACGTCGTGGTGACGGCGGCTATCGCCTCCGCATCTCTCTTGCCTGTCCGGCTGTTGCGTGGCCGTTCGGCAGTCATTTCGATAAAGAAGTGCTCCGCCGAGCCACCAGCGTATACCTTCCGGAAGGTGACTGTCACATGATGCCGACAGCACTTGGTACAGACTTTTTCAGTCTGCATGCACAAGAAGACCGTCCATCACTGATTCTTGACATGGAGTGCAGCAGCACAGGCGAGTTGGAGCGTTGTACTCCGGTTCCTGTATGGGTCAATCTAGCTGCCAACCTGACCTACATCGATTCTGAAGCCGTCATTAACGGCGGCGGAGAAGCCACTCCTGCTGCCGAGTTTGCGGAACAAATTAAACTTGGCGCAGAACTCAGCGATAAACTTCAGGAACAGCGCATTGCTAATGGTGCGGTTATCATTGAGCGCAACGATCCTAAGGTACTACTTTCCGGCGAAGGAAATGAAACCAAGGTAGAAATTGTTCCCGCGGATGACACCCCAAAAGCTATGAAGCTGGTAAGCGAGATGATGATTCTTGCGAACTCCGGCGTAGCATTGTGGGCAAAAGAGCACGGTATCACCCTGCTTCACAGAACACAGGATGTGGCAGTACCCAAAGAGTACGTAGGAGTCTGGAGCGCACCGCATGACATTGCGCGTGTTGTAAAAGCTCTTTCTTCTGCTATTCTGGAAACAACGCCGAGACCGCACAGGGGGATCGGGGTAGATGCGTACAGTCCGATTACTTCTCCACTGAGACGCTACCCAGACCTTGTCAACGTGGCACAAGTAATACACTATACCGCAACTGGCGAAGCACAGTGGTCCAATGAAGAAATTACCACAATGCTCCCGCTCCTGAACGCCCGCCTTGACTCTGTGGGTCAAATCCAGCGTTTCCGCCCTCGCTACTGGAAGCTTTTATACTTCAAGCAACAGGGTGACAAAGTATGGCGTGAGGCAATTGTTACAGAAGAAAACGATGCCTTTGTAACGGTTTCTTTACCGAATGAGCAAATTTTTGTACGTGGCAGACGTAAGTCTTTTGGCGATAAGGTGAATCCGGGGCAACTTTTTATGGTTCGCATCGGCAAAGTTCACCCTTTGAATAACGAAATCCAAATTCTGGATGCAATGGAAAGTTAACATCCTGTTCCAAGTCTATGCTCAATTGTAGACACCACCGGACAGATATTGATGAACTATCGCAAGGAGAGTGAACATGCTGGCTAAACTTCTCTGGCTTGGTATCGCATACGTTATGGGCTCCATTCCGTTCGGTCTGCTTATCGCTAAAGCTACCTGCGGAATCGACCCACGTCTCGACGGCAGTAAAAATGTCGGCGCAACCAACGTAGCCCGTCTTTGTGGCTTTAAATATGGCGTTGCAACACTGCTCTGCGACCTTCTTAAAGGCGCAGTCCCCGTCGCAATTGCTTTTACCATCAGCCATAACTGGCTATTTATAAGCCTTGTTGCGCTTGCTGCGCTTATGGGGCACGTGCGTTCCTGCTTCCTCGGTTTTGAGGGAGGCAAAGCGGTAGCAACAACTGTTGGTGTGTTTATCCCGCTGGCATTTTACCCTATTCTTTTTAGCTGTATCGCTACTGCACTCGTCATCTGGCGCTCCGGTTACGTGTCCATGGGATCACTGACTCTTGTTGTAACCCTTCCGGTGTTCCTGTTCCTGTCCGGTCATTGGTCTTTTATCCCTTTGGCTCTCGTAGTGCTCGCACTTGTATTCTGGACTCATAGAGAAAACATCGGCCGCCTTGCACGTGGTGAAGAAAAATCTTGGCTTAAGAAGAAGCACGAGGAACAAGCATAATGAAAAAAGCATCAGTATTCCCCGAATACCGGGGAAATATGGAATACTACTGTCTTGGTTGCGGAAAACGTTTCGGCATCGACGAACTTTTATACACCTGCCCAGAATGTGGTGGTGTATTCATGCTCGACAATCTCGACTTTAAAAAACTTTCCGAACGTACCGGCAAAGAATGGCGTGAGCTATTCGATACCCGTGCGGCTTCAAAGAACACCGCATTACGCGGTATCTTCCGTTTTTACGAATTGATGGCACCTGTTCTGGAAGAGGAAGACATCGTCTACTTAGGCGAAGGTAACACCCCTATCATTGAAGCTAACGATCACCTTGCCGAAAAAGCAGGTGTCCGCTTTGCCTTCAAAAACGATGGGCAGAACCCGAGCGCTTCTTTTAAAGACCGTGGTATGGCGTGTGCTTTTTCTTATCTCAAAGCACTGGTACGCAAACACGGATGGGACGAAGTCCTCACCGTATGTGCATCCACTGGTGACACTTCGGCTGCAGCAGCACTGTATGCTTCATACATCGGCTCCCCGCTCAAATCTGTAGTGCTTCTGCCACACGGCAAAGTGACTCCGCAGCAGTTGTCCCAGCCTCTCGGCTCCGGTGCGACCGTGCTGGAAATTCCGGGCGTATTTGATGACTGCATGAAGGTTGTAGAAAACCTTGCAGAAAACTACCGTGTAGCCCTGCTCAACTCCAAAAACAGCTGGCGTATTCTCGGTCAGGAATCTTACGCATTTGAGGTTGCACAGTGGTGTGACTGGGATCTTAAAGGCAAATGCGTATTCGTACCAGTGGGTAACGCAGGTAACATCACCGCTGTTATGGGTGGATTCCTTAAGTTACATCGCCTTGGCATCATCAGCGAACTTCCGCGCGTATTCGGAGTACAGTCTCACCACGCCGACCCTGTATATCAGTACTACAGCGTAGAAGATCCGGCAAAACGCGTATACAAGCCGGTTACAGTCACCCCTTCCGTTGCTCAGGCAGCAATGATTGGTAACCCTGTATCGTTCCCGCGTGTAAAGCATTTTGCAGAACAGTTTGAAGCCATCGGCGGCAAAGGCTCTTTCCAAGTATTACAGGTGACAGAACAGTCGATTATGGATTCCATGATCGAAGCAAACATGAACGGCCACATCGCATGTACTCAGGGTGGAGAGTGCTACGCAGGTCTCAAGCGTGCAAAAGAACTTGGCCTGATCGCTGAAGATGAATTTGCAATCCTTGACGCAACTGCGCATGCGCTAAAATTTTCAGGGTTCCAGGACATGTACTTCAGCAACAGTTTCCCTCCGCAATTCGGCGTGCAGCCGGATACGGCTCTTGCCAACGCACCAGAACTGGTCATTGAAGAATCTGCAAAAGCAGAACTGGCACCGGAAGCATTCACCGAAGCTGCTGCAAAAACTATTGCAGATAAGCTGGGACTTCAGAGCAAATAATTTGTAGCGAAACGCCTTCGGTAACGCTACGAAGCTTTGTATCTACGACGTTTGCCACCGGCGGCTTATACTTCGCCCTCTTTCATAAAATAAGAAAAGGCTGTTCCATAATTATGGGGCAGCCTTTTTTACTTGCCGGACAACATGACACTCCCCGAACCATACGCTGTTTCAACTATTTTTATGTACGGCAGCAGGCTGAGCATCTTTGAATCATACCAACATTACATTGAAATAA contains:
- the thrC gene encoding threonine synthase, whose protein sequence is MKKASVFPEYRGNMEYYCLGCGKRFGIDELLYTCPECGGVFMLDNLDFKKLSERTGKEWRELFDTRAASKNTALRGIFRFYELMAPVLEEEDIVYLGEGNTPIIEANDHLAEKAGVRFAFKNDGQNPSASFKDRGMACAFSYLKALVRKHGWDEVLTVCASTGDTSAAAALYASYIGSPLKSVVLLPHGKVTPQQLSQPLGSGATVLEIPGVFDDCMKVVENLAENYRVALLNSKNSWRILGQESYAFEVAQWCDWDLKGKCVFVPVGNAGNITAVMGGFLKLHRLGIISELPRVFGVQSHHADPVYQYYSVEDPAKRVYKPVTVTPSVAQAAMIGNPVSFPRVKHFAEQFEAIGGKGSFQVLQVTEQSIMDSMIEANMNGHIACTQGGECYAGLKRAKELGLIAEDEFAILDATAHALKFSGFQDMYFSNSFPPQFGVQPDTALANAPELVIEESAKAELAPEAFTEAAAKTIADKLGLQSK
- a CDS encoding ribonuclease catalytic domain-containing protein; this translates as MSASSLVRYPGPGCVVEFMHGNKAQQGWVLDEQGGKLRILTINKREMKLASSRVLPWAGPSYSGERSRQEIGELLEEHRAKRDAISAELDALELWDFAQGEVDKESIQWFAELLWEEPAIDQLAALGSAMLACKTHFKFQPPEFEIYPAEKVDKRLEEDRKRQEREALVTQGVGFFRTLWEKHSKGRALGKVPDESVATQLKEIILSRMSDPDSHEVDQVWKQLAKGLPDDQHMALHLARAWDLVPPHHNFWLDRADYDCSNNWADVFSAEVQEIKEKCLSVRQEPEERTYISIDSATTKDIDDAFHIERRGDGGYRLRISLACPAVAWPFGSHFDKEVLRRATSVYLPEGDCHMMPTALGTDFFSLHAQEDRPSLILDMECSSTGELERCTPVPVWVNLAANLTYIDSEAVINGGGEATPAAEFAEQIKLGAELSDKLQEQRIANGAVIIERNDPKVLLSGEGNETKVEIVPADDTPKAMKLVSEMMILANSGVALWAKEHGITLLHRTQDVAVPKEYVGVWSAPHDIARVVKALSSAILETTPRPHRGIGVDAYSPITSPLRRYPDLVNVAQVIHYTATGEAQWSNEEITTMLPLLNARLDSVGQIQRFRPRYWKLLYFKQQGDKVWREAIVTEENDAFVTVSLPNEQIFVRGRRKSFGDKVNPGQLFMVRIGKVHPLNNEIQILDAMES
- the plsY gene encoding glycerol-3-phosphate 1-O-acyltransferase PlsY, coding for MLAKLLWLGIAYVMGSIPFGLLIAKATCGIDPRLDGSKNVGATNVARLCGFKYGVATLLCDLLKGAVPVAIAFTISHNWLFISLVALAALMGHVRSCFLGFEGGKAVATTVGVFIPLAFYPILFSCIATALVIWRSGYVSMGSLTLVVTLPVFLFLSGHWSFIPLALVVLALVFWTHRENIGRLARGEEKSWLKKKHEEQA